A genomic region of Bernardetia sp. ABR2-2B contains the following coding sequences:
- a CDS encoding amidoligase family protein has protein sequence MTQQILASQTTKTNKIKQLLELGFTRKKVAELMGVGYGFVQNVYAKTYPNKINSRNGNKFKPTIFNRQFGVEIEAYNVTKTRLQNELVRLGIDVKIERYNHTTKRHWKIITDSSIRGANGFEIVSPILKGKNGLEELEKVCKALKNCNAYINKSCGTHIHFDASKFKLKQFKNLVLNYADLESVIDTFLPNSRRASNNSYCSSIIRHKIDVENASTIRELTDAIPYRKSKLNTKSYVKYKTVEFRHHSGTVEFEKISNWILFLHNLVEYSKDKRIERVNFETLKTFNQAKVYTYLNNRKEELAA, from the coding sequence ATGACACAGCAAATATTAGCTTCTCAAACCACTAAAACGAACAAAATAAAACAACTTTTAGAGTTGGGATTTACAAGAAAAAAAGTAGCCGAATTAATGGGAGTTGGCTATGGTTTTGTTCAAAATGTATATGCGAAAACTTACCCTAATAAAATTAACAGTCGCAATGGAAATAAATTTAAACCTACTATTTTCAATAGGCAATTTGGAGTAGAAATAGAAGCCTATAACGTAACCAAAACAAGATTACAAAACGAACTTGTTAGGCTAGGTATTGATGTAAAAATAGAGCGTTACAATCATACAACAAAAAGGCATTGGAAGATAATAACAGATTCTAGCATACGAGGAGCAAATGGATTTGAAATTGTCAGTCCAATTTTGAAAGGTAAAAATGGATTAGAAGAACTTGAGAAAGTATGTAAAGCTCTAAAGAATTGTAATGCTTATATCAATAAATCTTGTGGGACGCATATACATTTTGATGCAAGTAAATTCAAACTAAAACAGTTTAAAAACTTAGTTTTGAATTATGCAGATTTAGAAAGTGTAATCGATACTTTTTTACCAAATAGCAGAAGGGCAAGTAACAACTCATATTGCAGTTCTATTATCAGACATAAAATAGATGTAGAGAACGCATCTACAATCAGAGAACTGACAGATGCCATTCCTTATAGAAAAAGTAAATTAAACACAAAGTCTTACGTAAAATATAAGACGGTAGAATTTAGACATCACTCTGGAACAGTAGAATTTGAAAAAATCAGTAATTGGATTTTATTTTTACATAATTTAGTGGAATATTCAAAAGACAAACGTATAGAAAGGGTAAATTTTGAAACCCTCAAAACATTTAATCAAGCTAAAGTTTATACCTACTTAAATAATCGCAAAGAAGAACTTGCAGCATAA
- a CDS encoding N-acetylmuramoyl-L-alanine amidase, whose amino-acid sequence MIWGSVKLILFWLGILKKKEKIDEEIGEDSDDIIINIPVAIDDFKEEEKEPIEVLIEESEKEQEGKEKPNPNKNNLIVFRNGHGLNTSGKEAPDKTKEYTLNKWITEKTIPMLERLGYECVIANPYDYEDPNPIKALNIVIGHINRITLKAREQGKKVICIDLHCNAHQPNFPKLEFTPASGTVSFFWKRTIKDENGNKILQYSKEGEKLAIDIHEQMIKLTGLPDRAWSFNRGKAVGWNYMVLRKTICPAVTVECAFMTNSSDLEYLKSQEGQTTIAKAITRGVDNYFNN is encoded by the coding sequence ATGATTTGGGGAAGTGTAAAATTAATCCTGTTTTGGTTAGGGATTTTGAAAAAGAAAGAAAAAATAGATGAAGAGATAGGAGAAGATAGTGATGATATAATTATCAATATACCTGTTGCCATTGATGACTTTAAAGAAGAAGAAAAAGAGCCGATTGAGGTTTTGATTGAGGAATCTGAAAAGGAGCAGGAGGGAAAAGAAAAGCCGAATCCAAACAAAAATAATCTTATCGTTTTCAGAAATGGACACGGCTTGAATACTTCTGGTAAAGAAGCTCCTGACAAAACAAAAGAATACACTTTGAATAAATGGATTACTGAAAAGACAATTCCGATGTTAGAAAGGCTAGGTTATGAGTGTGTCATTGCCAACCCTTATGATTATGAAGACCCAAATCCAATAAAAGCTCTAAACATAGTAATTGGTCATATTAATAGAATTACACTCAAGGCTAGAGAGCAAGGCAAAAAAGTAATTTGTATAGACCTTCATTGTAATGCTCATCAGCCAAACTTCCCAAAACTAGAGTTTACTCCTGCCAGTGGAACTGTTAGTTTTTTTTGGAAAAGGACTATAAAGGATGAGAATGGAAATAAAATTTTACAATACAGCAAAGAAGGAGAAAAACTAGCCATTGACATACACGAGCAAATGATAAAGCTAACAGGCTTACCAGACCGAGCTTGGAGTTTTAATAGAGGAAAAGCTGTTGGGTGGAATTACATGGTGCTTAGAAAAACTATTTGCCCTGCCGTAACGGTTGAATGCGCTTTTATGACAAATAGTAGTGATTTAGAATATTTAAAAAGTCAAGAAGGACAGACTACTATTGCTAAGGCAATTACGAGGGGAGTTGATAATTATTTTAATAACTGA
- a CDS encoding phage tail protein, producing the protein MEANGNFLTAAKFRLEISGIDELLFQEVQLPEREVETAKIQGAVNEYEKEIPTKKTLGRMTTKKLVPFGLPDSYIDEWHDQVLKLPRQAYARFAVLVQLAADGKTPVKTYDLGEIFPVKISPDNLVRTSGDLFYETIEWSISRLTVLGV; encoded by the coding sequence ATGGAAGCAAATGGAAATTTTTTAACAGCAGCCAAATTTAGGCTTGAGATTAGTGGAATAGATGAGCTTCTGTTTCAAGAAGTTCAGCTTCCAGAGCGAGAAGTTGAAACAGCAAAAATACAAGGCGCAGTAAATGAGTATGAAAAGGAAATTCCTACCAAAAAGACGCTAGGTAGAATGACAACAAAAAAACTTGTTCCTTTTGGTTTGCCAGACTCTTATATCGATGAATGGCACGATCAAGTATTGAAACTACCACGCCAAGCGTACGCTCGTTTTGCTGTTTTGGTGCAGTTGGCTGCCGACGGAAAAACACCTGTCAAAACCTATGACTTAGGAGAAATATTCCCAGTTAAAATTTCGCCTGATAATTTGGTGCGTACTTCTGGCGACCTTTTCTACGAAACTATAGAATGGTCAATCAGCCGTTTGACAGTATTAGGAGTTTAA